One Rosa chinensis cultivar Old Blush chromosome 5, RchiOBHm-V2, whole genome shotgun sequence genomic region harbors:
- the LOC112202061 gene encoding B-cell receptor-associated protein 31, with product MIQLLFIVIISEMALILACLFKTPLRKLVIMGLDQIKRGRGPVVVKTVAGTVFVVLLTSLYGVMTIKKSGMTGTDAVGILSPTDQILMFKHLLEVTLMGFFLFLVLMIDRIHHYIRELRVRRKTMEAIKKQSRGSEDGKAGGLDEIKALENEMNTSRSRLKQLESDIETKTKEAQAAEANVVTLRKQSEGFLLEYDRLVEENQNLKNQLQSLAHSGSKKDS from the exons ATGATTCAGCTACTGTTCATAGTGATCATCTCAGAGATGGCTCTGATTCTGGCGTGTTTGTTCAAGACCCCATTGAGGAAGCTTGTGATAATGGGCCTGGATCAGATCAAGCGAGGACGTGGGCCTGTGGTGGTGAAGACGGTGGCGGGAACGGTGTTTGTGGTGTTGTTGACCAGCCTCTACGGTGTGATGACGATCAAGAAGAGTGGGATGACTGGAACCGATGCGGTAGGGATTCTTAGTCCCACGGATCAGATCCTCATGTTCAAGCACCTCCTTGAAGTCACTCTAATGG GTTTCTTCTTATTCCTTGTCCTTATGATAGACAGAATACACCACTACATTAGAGAGCTTCGTGTACGAAGAAAGACCATGGAGGCCATAAAGAAACAGAGCCGAGGATCTGAGGATGGGAAAGCTGGTGGTTTGGACGAGATCAAGGCCTTGGAGAATGAGATGAATACATCGCGCTCAAGACTCAAACAACTAGAATCTGACATTGAGACAAAGACGAAAGAAGCTCAGGCTGCAGAAGCCAATGTTGTTACTCTAAGGAAACAATCTGAAGGCTTCCTTCTTGAGTATGATCGTTTAgttgaagaaaaccaaaatttaaAGAACCAATTGCAGTCGTTGGCACATTCCGGTAGCAAGAAAGATTCATAA